Proteins co-encoded in one Rhopalosiphum maidis isolate BTI-1 chromosome 2, ASM367621v3, whole genome shotgun sequence genomic window:
- the LOC113553223 gene encoding uncharacterized protein LOC113553223 has product MFAEKFVVVFALVAVAVVVLTAGSPMPSSVPQQPPPPPRDQQDGNNDVNLQPQHHDLHLQQQHQYAKPSYMVREDELVRKLNVKCGARDVSSCVMLKLVTYMNKLMKKNNLEIGDMMEIAKKDGSAEDMASTGESSVRVDGSARSYTDESAFGEVMADKLWRYVQSRALKIKVLPEADFVVSASPEQDGSLNFGMSFRSGKDLSESGRGKNKNMGPMMAAMMMKMGMLKVMAFKVLALLVGKALLVSKLAFLLATVIGLKKLFSQQKHVTYEVVAHPHHESHGSDSYSSAGWGRSSSEAAHNMAYSGQGQ; this is encoded by the exons ATGTTTGCCGAAAAATTCGTCGTTGTGTTCGCACTTGTGGCTGTCGCCGTGGTCGTGTTGACGGCCGGTTCGCCAATGCCGTCGTCCGTGCCTCAGCAGCCGCCTCCACCGCCGCGAGACCAGCAGGACGGCAACAACGACGTGAATCTGCAGCCGCAACACCACGATCTCCATCTGCAGCAGCAACACCAATACGCCAAACCGTCGTACATGGTACGCGAAGATGAACTGGTGCGGAAGTTGAATGTCAAGTGCGGTGCCCGAGACGTGTCTAGCTGCGTCATGCTGAAGCTGGTCACGTACATGAACAAGTTGATGAAGAAGAACAACCTGGAGATTGGAGACATGATGGAGATCGCAAAGAAAGATGGGTCAGCTGAAGATATGGCCTCCACTGGTGAGTCATCGGTTCGCGTAGACGGCTCGGCTAGATCGTACACCGATGAGTCGGCGTTCGGCGAAGTGATGGCCGACAAGCTGTGGAGGTACGTCCAGTCCCGAGCACTCAAGATCAAGGTGCTGCCCGAGGCTGACTTCGTTGTGTCCGCGTCTCCAGAACAAGACGGGTCCCTCAACTTTGGTATGTCGTTCAGATCCGGCAAAGACTTGAGTGAATCCG GAAggggtaaaaacaaaaacatggGACCCATGATGGCCGCCATGATGATGAAAATGGGCATGCTTAAGGTCATGGCGTTTAAAGTACTCGCCTTGCTCGTGGGTAAAGCTTTATTGGTCAGCAAGCTCGCTTTCCTGTTAGCCACTGTCATCGGTCTGAAAAAATTGTTCAGCCAACAGAAACACGTTACGTATGAGGTGGTAGCCCACCCGCATCACGAGTCTCATGGCAGTGACTCTTACAGCTCTGCGGGATGGGGTCGTTCGTCGTCGGAGGCAGCACACAATATGGCTTACTCCGGACAAGGCCAGTAG
- the LOC113553224 gene encoding uncharacterized protein LOC113553224: MTSNPLVVCTTVAVLWLSCASTAADVFPAVSQVVSSNTAEELSLADISRVIDAQELLMSSSTPFDLLGALITGNDGGDLAEGRGKKPKPAKIAMMMAGTAAASMLMMKAMAAIKLFIIHAFFATKLGLVIGAYLLVCKLMEMKQPPAKKSVQVKWVSAPSHFDEHPPQMPPMASHYPDAGQSSYEPHQELQQQQQQSPDQYGPPPQQQQYMSYGDFGGGNGGDMQAHYSHVSPVTYRPTANRNQSDNMVKSTGRTKK; this comes from the exons ATGACATCAAACCCACTGGTCGTTTGCACTACAGTAGCCGTTCTGTGGTTGTCGTGTGCCTCCACCGCCGCCGACGTATTTCCTGCGGTCAGTCAAGTCGTGTCCTCCAACACCGCTGAAGAACTCAGCCTAGCCGATATTTCACGGGTAATCGACGCCCAAGAGCTGCTGATGTCGTCTAGCACACCGTTTGACTTGTTGGGCGCTTTGATTACTGGAAACGATGGTGGTGATCTGGCCGAAG GTCGGGGCAAAAAGCCCAAACCGGCGAAGATAGCCATGATGATGGCAGGTACGGCGGCCGCCAGCATGCTGATGATGAAGGCCATGGCTGCGATCAAGCTGTTCATCATACACGCGTTTTTCGCCACCAAGCTCGGACTGGTGATCGGCGCTTACCTGTTGGTGTGCAAACTGATGGAAATGAAACAGCCGCCGGCCAAGAAGTCAGTGCAGGTCAAATGGGTGTCGGCGCCTTCGCATTTTGACGAGCATCCTCCGCAGATGCCGCCCATGGCGTCCCACTATCCGGACGCCGGTCAGTCGTCTTACGAACCGCACCAGGAGCtgcagcaacagcaacagcaatCACCCGACCAGTACGGACCGCCGCCACAACAGCAACAGTACATGTCGTACGGTGACTTCGGCGGTGGTAACGGCGGAGATATGCAGGCGCACTATTCACACGTGAGTCCGGTCACGTACAGGCCGACGGCCAACCGCAATCAGTCGGACAATATGGTCAAGTCTACGGGCAGAACTAAGAAATAG